From Halotia branconii CENA392, the proteins below share one genomic window:
- a CDS encoding glycosyl transferase, with protein MERPILYVAITNHGFGHATRTASVAATIQKLCPEVLLIMVTTAPRWLLECYIEGDFIHRPRSFDLGVIQADSLTMDKEATKEKLLDIQKHQNSLIASEVNFIRQNRVNLILADIPFLTPLFAKAANIPCWMMSNFGWDLIYRDWGDEFIAIADWISDCYSKCDRLFRLPFHEPMQVFNNITDVGLTGGSPRYFADDLRANWRITAPLEKTILLTFGGLGLNQIPYDNLKHFLDWQFMIFDQSAPDLPNLIKVTDRKYRPVDFMSICGRVISKPGYGTFAEATRLGIPLVTIPRDDFAEAAFLLEGIVNYHQHQILTPTEFFHGTWDFLHQQPQKPKQSQGVAKDGNEAIAQAIIRYFRSL; from the coding sequence ATGGAACGTCCAATTTTATACGTAGCCATCACTAACCACGGTTTCGGCCATGCGACTCGCACAGCATCGGTAGCGGCGACAATTCAAAAGTTGTGTCCAGAAGTCTTGCTAATTATGGTGACAACTGCCCCACGGTGGTTACTAGAGTGCTATATAGAAGGAGATTTTATTCATCGTCCCCGATCATTTGACTTGGGTGTAATTCAAGCAGATAGCTTGACAATGGATAAGGAAGCGACTAAAGAAAAGTTGCTAGATATTCAGAAACATCAAAATTCTTTGATAGCTTCTGAAGTCAATTTTATTCGCCAAAATCGCGTCAATCTCATCTTGGCAGATATTCCTTTTCTAACTCCTTTATTCGCCAAAGCGGCAAATATTCCTTGCTGGATGATGAGTAATTTTGGCTGGGATTTGATTTACCGAGATTGGGGAGACGAATTTATTGCTATTGCTGATTGGATTAGTGATTGTTACTCAAAGTGCGATCGCCTATTTCGTCTTCCTTTTCACGAGCCAATGCAGGTTTTCAATAATATCACAGATGTCGGCTTAACTGGTGGTTCTCCTCGTTACTTTGCGGATGATTTACGTGCTAATTGGAGGATAACTGCGCCTTTAGAAAAAACTATTTTACTGACCTTTGGAGGCTTAGGTTTAAATCAGATTCCCTATGACAATCTGAAACATTTTCTAGATTGGCAATTCATGATCTTTGATCAATCTGCTCCTGATTTACCTAATTTAATCAAAGTTACTGACCGCAAATATCGTCCTGTAGATTTTATGTCTATTTGTGGGCGTGTTATTTCTAAACCTGGTTACGGCACTTTTGCGGAAGCTACACGCCTGGGAATACCTCTGGTTACTATTCCCCGTGATGACTTTGCGGAAGCAGCTTTTCTTTTAGAAGGTATTGTTAATTACCATCAACATCAAATTCTTACCCCAACTGAGTTTTTTCATGGGACTTGGGATTTTCTTCATCAACAACCCCAAAAACCGAAGCAATCCCAGGGTGTTGCTAAAGATGGTAATGAAGCGATCGCTCAGGC